CCGAAACCTCCCATCCGACCGTCGTCTTGCCGACACCGGCACGTCCCCCCATGAGCAGTACTTCCGCATGATCCATGAGGCCAGCGTGCCAGCGGGCGATCACCTCACGCGATCCGATATCGGTCCAGCCGCCTGATCCCGGCCCCATCTCGACCCACGTATTGTGCAGACGAAGACGGCGTACGACGTAACGTGGAGGGGGCGCCATGATCGGTGTCGAGGAGCTGGAGGCCGCGGCGGCCAGGATCGCCGGGCACGTGGTGCGTACACCCACGCTGCCCAGTCCGGGGCTGAGCGCACTGCTCGGAGTGCCGGTTACCGTAAAGCTCGAACTGCTGCAGCGCAGTGGCTCGTTCAAGGCGCGGGGTGCCGTCGCGAAGCTGCTCACGCTGACCGGCGAACAGCGCGCGGCCGGCGTGGTGGCGGTGTCCGGCGGCAATCACGGTGTCGCCGTGGCGGAGATGTCGGCCGCGCTGGGCGTGCGAGCCACGGTGGTCATGCCGCAGGCCGCCCCCGCACGTTCCGTGGCCAAGGCCCGTGCTGCCGGGGCCGACGTCCGGCTGACCCCCACCATGGCCGAGGCGTTCGCCCTCATGGAGCGGCTCGAGGCCGAGGGCCTGACGCTCCTGCATCCGTTCGCCGACCCGGTGGTGATCGCGGGGCAGGGCACCGTGGGGCTCGAACTCCACGAGGACGCGGACGACTTGACGGATGTGCTCGTCTCCATCGGCGGTGGCGGACTGATCGCCGGTGTGGCGGCGGCACTGCGGGCGCGGCGGCCCGGAGTGCGGGTGTGGGGTGTGGAGACCGTCGGCGCCGACGCGATGTCGCAGGCGCTGACCCACGGCGGTCCGGTGCAGGTGGATGTGGACACGCGGATCACCACGCTCGGTGCGCCCACGGTGTCACCGCTGACCTACACCATGGTGCGCGACCTGGTCGACGAGGTACTGGTCGTACCGGAAGCGGACGCCTTCGCCGGTGTCCGGGAGCTGGCCGAACACGCGAAGGTCTGGGCCGAACCCGCGGCCGGCTGCCTCCTCCCTGCCGCCCGGCGCGTCCTCGCCAAGACCGGGGACGAGACGCGGCTCGGCCTGGTCATCTGCGGCGGCAATGCCTCGGTGGAGGACGTGATGGCGTACGGGGGCCAGCCGCCGCTCTCGCTGTCGCCGTTCCCAGGAGGGTGAGCTCAGTTACCTCGTCGGCGGGGCATCACCAGTCGATGTGTGCCTCGATCCAGCGGTCCAGCCCCTCCGTGTCGTCCGCGAGCGGCAACTCGGGGGCCATGTTGAGGGGCGAAGCGGCGAGTTGCAGATGGGTGAGGTAGCCGTACGGGCCATTGTCCGCGTGGGGGCCCACGATCACGGCCTGTGTGGCGGTACGCCATATCCGGTGCGGCATCGGTGGGCCTGTCACTACGGCGGCGTCGCTGGTGACCGTCCGCTCCGGAGTGGCCCCCAGGTGAGTGGACACGGCGTCCGCGGCCCGGTCGAGCACCTCGACGCACTCCTCCAGTGTGGACGCGCGTCGGACGGTCCAGCCCGCGGCCGAGCCCCAGTCGTCCACACGTTTGCCCAGCCAAGGCATGTTGACGAGATCCTCGTCGTCCGGGTCGAGGGGATACAGCTCCCCGAACACCAGGAAACTCCGCGCTTCCGGGTCTCCGAAAGGGGTGTCGCCCTCGGTGCACAACGGGTGCCCGAAGCCCGTGCGGTAGGAGTCTGTCAGGCAGTCGTGTTCCCAACCCCACCCGCGTGCGCGCAGAACGGTGTCGAGCGCGTCGAAGTCGTCCGCGGGCGCCGGTTGTTCCGGCAGGGCCAGGAACTCTGCCACGGCGGCCGGGGTCAAGGGGCAGTGAGCCAGGGCGTGCACGGGGACGGACATGGATGTGGGGGCGGACATGGGGGTCGGCTCGGGGCTGGGCATGAGGGTCAGGCTAGGCATGTCCGTGGATCTTGTCGACGGTCGCGAGGCGCCGGCGGAGGGAAGCGTATGAGGGAGAAGCTGCTGGCCGCGAGGACGGCAGGGGGTGCCCTGCCGACCTGCGGCGGATCCAGCGGCTGCTCGACGGGCAGTCAGGGGCGGGGCAGCGAGGTGTTGGTGATCGGCAGGTTCTGTTCCTTGCCCTGCACGTAGAGGTCTCGGGGGGCCGTACGGAGACGGAACGCGTCGTCGTCGCGCGAAACCCGCACGGACAGTACGAAGAAGCCGTCGTCCTCGGCCGTCGTCTTCACGTGGTACTGGCTCTCCCAGTACGTCTGCAGGAAGACCTCCGTGCCGCCCGGGTCGACGCCCTTGGGGAGGTCGACTCTGCCCTGGACGGTGAGGATGTCCCCCGCCTTAACCTTCGTCTTGTTGACCTTGTAGCTGAGCGAGCTCGGCTTGGCGTCGGCGTACACGGTGGTGTCCGCGAAGTAGCCGTCCTGCGGGGTGTTGGGGTCGCCGTCCTCGTCGTACTGGGCCGTGATCTGTACGTCCTGCTCGACGTTGAGCAGGCTGCTGCCGCTGACGTGGTCGATCTCGACGTCGGGCAGGGTGAACTTCCCGTTGGCGTCGCTCACCGGCGTGCCAAGGTCCCGGGGCTCGTAGTAGTTGGGGTCGATCGGGTCGCCCCACGGGTTCCAGGTCGTGAAGCGGACGACCTCCTGGAGCGTGACCGGAATGCCGGGCGCGGGCGTGCCGTCGGCCTTGGTGACGGTGCCGGTCACGTCGACCTTGCGGTCGTCGTAAGCGGTTTTGGCCGGGTCGGTGCTCACCGTCAGCACATAGGCGTCGCCGGGTGCTGGGGACCTGGACTCGGCGGTCGCGGTGGGGATGGACAGGGCGCCTGCGACGAGGAGCAGCGCGGCGGTGGCGGCCAGCCGCGTCGGCAGGAGGTTTCTGGACATCATGTGGACAACTCCATTGGCGGGTCAGGTCTGCGGGAGGGGTGCAACTGGTGCACCTGGTGCAGCTGTTGCCTTGGCGACGCCGGGTTCGCTCGCCGCGGGGCAGTTGAGCCGTCGAGCAGCTGCGTGATGCACCGGGTTCGACAGGTCGACCCCTAAGGGAGTTGTCCGCCCTGCGGCCGCCGTTACAGGGCTGTGGCGAAGGGGCGATTTATCCCGTTTACTGCTTCAACTCGTCCTTGACCGCAGAACACCGCGTGTTCATCGTCGGCCGGGTGCAGTGGGTGCGGCTCGTGCCGATGTCGGTCCGCCGGATCCACACCTCGCCCCCGGCAGTGCCGCCCTTCCACGCCACCCGGAGGCCGCTCAGGGCTGATGCGTCGCGATCGCCCCTATGACCCCTTCTTGAACCTCTTACTCTCGTCGGACGCACATAGAAGTCGGACGGGTGAACCTGCACCCCGCACCGAACTGCCGCCGCCCTGAGCTGCGTCGACCCCGACATGAACAGCCGTGATCTTCATCTGACGGAACCGGGCACGGCCCGGATCACCATCCACGCCGGTGACGAGCACACCGTGACCGTGCTCGCCTACGCGATCGCCGCGCATCTCAACGCGACCGGCCCCTCCGAGCCGCACACGGTTCCGGGGGAGGGCGGGATCGCGGTCACCCTGTACGCCTCGACGCGTGCCACCGGCGGACCGTCCGCGGCCTGGTTCGGACAGAGATGACGGTCACGGTGACGTCACCGCGTGATGGTCAGCGCGCGGACGAGGGCGTCCTCGGTCTCCTTGCTGAAGAAACCCGTTATGCCGCGCAGGAGTTGGAGCGCGGTGCGTACGCCGACGGGGAGCGGGGAGGGCATGCCTGCCGTCGGCACGACGTGCTTCTCGGGGGCGGTCCGCGCCGCCTCCAGGTGGGCCCGGGCCAGGGTCAGATCGCCGCTGCCCGCGTGCTGGACCGCGCAGGTCAGGTCGTGCGCGGCGCTGCGCGAGAGGTCGAGGAGTGCCTGGAGGGCAGAGACCTCCAGGTCACCGGGGAGGGCGGGCGTCCGGGTGCGGTCGCGTACCGCGGCACTCAGATGGCCGCCGGCCCGGTCGAGGATCTTCACGATGGCGGACAGCCGACCCGCCTCCAGCATTGCTTGAGATGCCATGCCGAGTCCTTTCATCACCTCGTTCACCGACTGCGTGCCTCCAGCGTTATCACCGGGCTCGGCGGGGCGCGAACCTCTCCGCGGGGGCGCACTGCACGCGCAGAGGGAAGCTCCGCCGCCCGCGAAGGGGAGTTGAGGCACACGGCGGCGCACGTCTACAGCCACCCTTGGTCCCGTTGGATCGGCGCTTCCTTAAGATCACGCCATGACTGCTGATACTCCGCTCGCCCGCGAGTCGTTCAGGCGCCTGCACCCGATCAGCGTGCCCCGGCCGATGTCCCAGTTGCCGGATCGCGTCTGGACCGTCGAGGACTGGGACCGGATTCGGCGCGGATACCGAGCTCGGGACATGGACGAGAAGTGGAACATTTTCGTCGAGGACGACGTCGTTTTCATGCACCGGGGTTGGACCGGTTACGGCGTCTACGAGGCGACTTTCACCCCGACCCCCGCCTCCGGCCCTGCCCCCGCGACTGCTCGCGGGTGGCGGATCACCTCCGCTGTGGCGGAGGGCGACGGGGAGCGCTGTCGCAGCAAGGGCGACGAGTACGACTGTCTGATGCTGGAGCTGATCATCAGCACGATCATCCTCGGTGAGCCCTCCACCGAACTCCGCGCCGGACTGGTCGCGTTGACCGCCGCGGCGTCGGGGAAGAGCGACGTCGTTCCGGGTGTGGTCGAGCACAGTGCTCTGGGGTTGCGCTCCGGATCGTAGACCTGCGATCACCTCATGCGATTATGCGGTCGGCTCTCGCCTTCCGGCGGAGTCAGCGGGTCATCCGGGCGAGAACGGGAGCATGCGGTGGGTGGGGTTGGGGGGCAGGACGGGTCCTCGGTGTCCGATGAGGAGTGGGAGCGGTTCCTGCGGGAGTCGGTGACGGGAGCGGCCGGGGCTCCGGTGGAGCCGTCGGCGCGCGCCCGTGAGGTGCAGCGTCGACTCAAGGAGGGGGCGGCCGGGCAGGAGGCTGGGCAGGCGGAGGGCTGGCGTACGTACTCGCCGGCCCGGCCCCGGCGCAGGACTGGCTGGTACGTGACCGGGGTGGTGGCAGCCGTCGCCCTGCTCGGCGTCAGCCTCTTCCCGCAGCAGGTGTTCGGCCTCTTCGACGGCGACGACGGCGACGGTCAGAGCGAGGCGCCCCTTGCCGCCGAGTCGGAGAGACCGCGTGACGCGCCCGGTGGCGAGCCCGCGCAGCGCCCCACTTGGGACGAACCCTTCCGGGGTTCTCCCGCCGCCCGCTGGGCCGAGGGGGCATCGGGGATCACCGTGCCGGCCGCCAAGGCGACCGGCTGGATGGACGCCGCGCAGGTCGAGCGGGCATTGGAGCAGAGTCGGCGTTTCCTGGTGGACGCCGGGCTCGATCGTGGCGTGCTGCGCGGCGAGCGGCCGACGAAGGCGATCGGGCTGCTGAATCCGCACCAGGACGACGTCCAGGACTATCTGCGTACCAGCCTGTCGTCGAAGACGCCCACGTCCACCAACGACCCGCTGCTGCTGTTCAGCCGCTTCCGGCCGCAGCAGGCTCAACTGGTCGGCGACGTGGTCAAGACACGCGGTCGGCTTTCCTACCGTGAGGGGAAGCGTGGGGCGCTGGAGGTGACGGCGGACGTCACCTTCGTGTACCCGGTGGCCCCCGCGGGCGACCGGGGGCGGGATGCCGACATCGTCCGTACGATCGTGCGGCGCGAGGTGGTGATGAGCTGGGACGACCCGGACAAGGTCAGCACCGAACCGGGCACGATGTCCCTCGTCTCCTACACGCTCGACCTGACCAACGGCGGCTGCTCCGCCCCGACCGGCTACTTCACACCGCCGTTCGACACCGCCGACAAGCAGCACGCCGACGCCGAACACCGGCTCGATCCGTACGACCGCAGCAAGTCCGTCGACAGCGACGCCACGCGAGCCGGCGGCAAGAGCTGCGCCACCGCTACTCGCTCCTAGGGCCTGTGTCGGCAGTCCCGTCGTCCGCCCGGAGGGCGGGCCCCGCGGCGTCATGGGGGCACCTCCCTGCTCGAGCGGAGCCGAGAGCTTGGGGGAGCGTGCGATCGCAAGGCGGAGGGTCGCCCCGATACTGGTTGTATCGGGGTGTCCCGACAACGCCGCGAGGGCGCGTGCCGGACGTCGCGGGGCAGGCGGGACTGCCGACACAGGCCCTTGGGGCCTGTGCCGGGAGTATCTCTTCGGGGGCGCGTGGACCTAACCCGTCTTCAGTGCGTGGCCCGGTCTGCCGCTTCGCGCGTGATGTCGGCGTAGTGGCGGAAGAGGGCCGGGCGGGTTTCGCCCTGGTCGCGTGCGTACAGAGCCGCCCAGCACTGGGCGATGAGCTCCCGGGCCTGGGTGCCGGGCCAGGGCTGGGGCAGGAGTTGGGGCGGCAGCAGCGGGTCGGGAGCCATGGCGCGGGAGAGTTCGGCGGCCAGTTCGACGGCGATGGTGAGGAGTGCGGACGACGAGAGTTCGGCGGAGCCGGTGAGACGGGCCAGGCGAGGCTCGGCGATGCGGCTCAGTCGGTGGTAGCGGTCGGCGATCTCCTGTAGGGGCCACAGGCGTCGGGCGAGTTCGGCAGGCTCCTCGGTCTCGCCCCTGCGCAGGTCCGTCGTCGTGAGAAGCGTGAGCGCGCCGTGGGCGCTCAGGCGGTGGGCCGCGTCTTCGACGTAGGGTTCCCATGCGTTGGCGCAGACGTACAAGCCGCCCTGGAGCGGTGCACCGCCGAGGTGGACGAGCGTCTCGCGCAGCGTGTCCCGGACCGTGCGCGCCGATTCGGGCACCGCGAAGGCCACCAGGTGCCAGACGCCGTCCCAGGGCGCGGCCCCGGCGTCCTGCTGGAATGCGTGCCGCAGGAACTCCGCGTTGGGGGCGAGGTCGCGTGTGGTGTCCGTGGTGGCGTGCAGTTCCGCCTTGCGACCTCGGCCCTCGTGGGTGAAGCGGCCTTCGGCCACCAGGCGTTTGACGCACAGCCGTACCTGTTGGTCGCTCATGCCCAGGGTGTTGGCGACGGTGTACAGCTCATCCGCGGCGACGGTGCCGTTCTCGCGGATCAGCGCGTGGACGAGCATACGGGTGGGGACCTCGACGTGGTCGGTGTGGTCGGTCTCGGTGCTCACGGTTCTCTCACTTCTCCTGTCGCGACCGGGCGGTGCATGGTGGTCACCGCGCCGAATCCGAGCAGACGGCGCAGGTAGGGCGTGCGCTCGATCCGTACGGCCGTGAAACCGAGCCTCTCGTACAGAGCCCTCGCGCGCGGGTTGGTGTCGATCACGTCCAGTCTGATCTCCTGGCAGCCCTGCTCCGCCGCGATGGCGGCCACTTCCGCGATGAGCAGGCTTCCGACGCCCCGGCCGCGCATGTCCGGGTCCACGGCGATGCCGTCCATGACGAGCTGTCCGGGGCCCGGACGACGTTCGAAGAGGGCGAGAAGCAGGAGCCTGTGCAGGCCCCGCAGGTGTCCGTACGCGCGCAGCACCGCGCGAGCCGATCCCCCGGTGAGGGCCCGCCCGCCATGCTGGTACCCGGCGAGTCCGACGACCTGCCCGTCGAGGAGTGCGCAGACCGCGCGGTCGGCGTTGAGGTGCGCGGCGATGAAGGACACCGCCTTGTCCGGCGGGTTCAGGGCAGGGCCGAGCTTGCGGCCGAAGGCCTCCCAGTACAGCTCGGCCGCCCGTCGCGCGGCTCCGGCCGGAAGGCCTCGCTGCACTGTCACCGGTCCGCTGTGCCCTCTCATGATGCGCCCCGTCATGATGCGCCCCCTCCTTCTCCCCGGCTTCGTTCGATGAATTTCGTGGGCCCGCAGGCTCAGATACAAATCTATCAGGTTCGGCACGATCGTTTGTACAACGATAGTTTCACCAATCGCTCGAAGCAGTCACTCGAACCGAACCCGACCGGAGGCAGCCCTCCCATGTGTCCGACGCCCCCTCTCCGACTCCGACTCCGACGGCGCGGAGTCCGCATCGCCGTCTGGTCACTCGTCACCGCCCTGGTCGTGGCCGCCGGCCTCACCGGCGTGGTGCTGTGGCAGAACTCCTACGACATGGACGAGCAGCGGGTCTCGATCCGCCACGGTGGCCACACCCTCAACGGCGTACTCACCACCCCCAGGGACGGCCGCAAGCAACACGGGCTGGTCGTGTACGTCCACGGCGACGGCCCCGTCGACGCCACCCACGACGACGGCTACAAGCCCATGTGGGAGGCGAACGCCCAGGCCGGGTACGCCTCTCTGTCCTGGGACAAGCCGGGGGTCGCAGGTGCGCCCGGCGACTGGCTCGACCAGTCGATGGACGACCGGGCCGACGAGGCGGCCGCCGCGATCGCCTGGGCACGCGCCCGTCGGGACATCGACGGGGAGCGGATCGGGCTCTGGGGCGCGAGCCAGGCGGGCTGGGTCATGCCGAAGGTCGCCGCGAAGACGCCCGTGAGCTTCGTCATCGCCGTCTCGCCCGCGATCAACTGGCTCCAGCAGGGCCGCTACAACCTCCTGGCCGAGCTGCGCGCCGACGGCGCATCGGCGGAGCGCACCGAGGCGGAGATCGCCAGGAGCGACACCATCCGTCGGCTGCTGCGGCGCCACGCGACTTTCGAGGAGTACGTCGGGGCGATGGGCGGCGATGCGGACGGCATGACCGCCGAGCGGTGGGGCTTCATCTCCAAGAACTACACCGCGGACGCCACGCGGGACCTCCGCGCCCTGCGCGGCATACCGGTGCTGCTGACCCTCGCGGACCATGACATCAACGTGGACATCGCGGACACGGAGCGCGTCTACCGCAGGGTGTTGGACGCGGGCGGCGTCCTGACGGTCGGGCGTTACCCGGACGCGACCCATTCACTTCTCAAGCAGTCCATCGAGCAGTCGGACCTCAGGCTCACCTTCACGGCCCTCTTCTCCCCCCGCTCGCTCTTCGCGGCCGGATTCCTGGACGACCAACGCCAGTTCGTCGAGGAAGCCACGTAGGTTCGTCGCATGAGTTCCGACACCAGCATGGCCTGGAAGTCCGACCGGATCGGGAGCGCGTTGCGCGGGGAGAACCCCTCCGTGCTGCGGAGGATGACGACGGGGTTCGCGGTCATCGGGGACGTGCAGTTTCTGCCGGGGTACTGCGTGCTCCTCGTCGACGATCCCGGTGTGCAGCGCCTGTCGGACCTGTCCAAGGAGCGGCGGCTTCAGTTTCTGTCCGACATGGACCAGCTGGGGGAAGCGGTCGAGCGGGCCTGTCGGCGGGTGGATCCGGCTTTTCGGCGCGTGAATCTGGAGATCCTCGGCAATACGGATGCCTTCCTGCACGCCCACGTATGGCCGCGCTACGAGTGGGAGCCCTCGGACGTCGTAGGCGTGCCGGTCTGGCTCTATCCCCGCGAACGGTGGAGTGACGACCGGTTCGCGCTCGGGCCGCAGCACGACGCGATACGGGCAAGTATCGGCGCCGAGCTCGACCGGATGCGTGGCTCAGGACCCTGACCTGCGGCTACGTGAGTGGGCCGCGTAGAATCTCCGGTGAGTACGCGGATATCCCAACCCGGACCGCCGCCGGTGCCCCCGTCCCTGCCGACCGTGAGGGAAGACGGGCCGACTCCTGCCCTTCTGCCATCGCCGTCCGGGTTTCCCGTCGGCCCTGCCCCGGAACCGCACTGTCTTGAGCACCGACGAAATCGTTGACGCCCAGCCCGTCTCGCAGCCCGTCTCCGGGCGCTCCCGTTTCCGCGCCCGTCTCGCCGGTCGTGCGCCCGCCCCTCCCTCGCCCGGCGCGGCGCTGCACAACATCAGCGCCGCGACCGCCGTGCTGCTGGTTCTGGTGGCCATAGGTTCCGTCATCCACGAGCCCGTGCTGATACCCCCGCTCGCCGCGTCCGCGGCGATCATTCACTGTGCGCCGGGGCTGCCGCTCGCCCAGCCCCGCAGTGTGATCGTCGGGCATCTGCTGTGCGCCGCCATCGGTTACGCGGTCGTCGCCGCGGCGGGCAGTTCGCCGTGGGCGGCGGCCCTCGCCGCCGGGGTCGGTCTCGCCGTGATGACCATGGCCCGTACCCCGCACTCCCCCGCGTGCGCGACCGCCGTCGTCATCGTCCTGAACGCACCGGGCCCCGCCACCTTCGTACCTCTGCTCGTGGGCTCCGCCGGGCTGCTCGTCCTCGCGGGCTGGGCCGCCTCGTACGCCCGTCCCAGGGCACCGCGCTACCCCGCCTACTGGTGGTGAGCCCGGCGGATATTCACGTGCCCTCGGTCATCGGGCTCGTTATCCTCGGACGCATGAACGTCACCGGCCCACACACCAACGCGACCGCGCGAGCGACCAGCTCGCCGGTTGCCGCCGCCTGACGTCTTTCCCTCTCTCCATCGGCGACCGGAAACGGCCCGCCGATGGCGACCCCGTGGCTCGTACCCGAACCACCGATGACCGTCGCTGGATCCTTCGTTGATCCATCACCGTGCGGACCCGTTGTCCGGTGCCTCCCCGCTTCGTACGCGAAGGAGCCACCTCATGAACACCGACCACGTCGTCCGCACGTTCGTCGACTACTTCCGGGAGCGCGGGCACCGCCGGATCACCGGGTCGACGCTGTTGCCCCCGCCCGGCGACCCCGTACTGTTCACCACCTCCGGCATGCACCCCCTCACCCCGTATCTGGAGGGGCGCCCGCACCCGCTCGGCGACCGGCTCGTCAACGCGCAGCGCTGTCTGCGGACGACCGACCTCGACGAAGTGGGTGACCCCACGCACCTCACCGTCTTCGAGATGCTCGGCACCTGGTCGCTGGGTGACTACGAAGGGCCGCAGAGTCTGCGGTGGGGGTACGAGCTCCTCACCGAGGGATTCGGGGTAGATCCGCGCATGATGCATGCCACCGTCTTCGGCGGCGACGACCGTACCGGCCCCGACACCGCTTCCCTGGAGGTGTGGGACGAGCTCGGCGTTCCCGTGGAGTTGACCGTGGAGGACAACTGGTGGTCCAACGGACCGACCGGGCCGTGCGGTCCCGACTCGGAGATCTTTCTTTGGACCGGCGGCGGGACCGGGGGCGAGGGCGTTCCGCCGCGGTCGTCGACGCCGAGCCAGGACGACCGGTGGGTGGAGATGTGGAACCACGTCACCATGCGCTACCGGAAACTCGACGACGGCTCGCTCGTTCCGCTCCCCCAGCGCAACGTCGACACCGGACTCGGCCTGGAGCGGCTGGTCTCCACTCTGCAGGGCAAGTCGTCGGTGTTCGAGAGCGACGTCTTCGAGCCCTGGCGGCTGCTCGTGCCGGGACTGTGGCCGCTGGACGAGACGTCGCTGCGGCTCGTCTGCGACCATCTGCGGTCCGCTGTCGTGGTCATCGGCGACGGGGTGCGGCCGGGCAACACCGGTCGCGGGTACGTGCTGCGTCGGCTGGTGCGGCGGCTGCTCACCGTCCTCTGGCGTGAGCAGCCCGGAACGCACGGTCCCAGTCTCGGAGATCTGCCGGAGATTCTGCTGCGGCACACCTTGGACCACTTCCGTCAGGACATGGACCCCGTCGACGTACGCGTGATCCTGCTAGACGAGGAGCAGCGGTTCCGTCGGCTGCTGGAGCGAGGACAGCGGGTCCTGGCCCAGCCGCGGTTCCGAGGACCGCTGGACGAGGAGCGCTTGCGGTACCTCCATGACACGCACGGTCTGCCGCGCGACCTCGTGCTCAGCCTGCGGCCCGAGTGATCGACACGGCGCGCGCGGGCAGGCGCGATCTACACGGCGCGCGCGGGCAGGCGTGATCTCAGACTGCCGCGTCCGCGATCAGCTTGAGCGCCAGGGCCTCCGTTTCGGCGTCCGCCTTCTCCGGGCTCCCGGTGTCGTACGGCGGGTCCGGGTCGTACTCGACGGCGAGCTGCATCGCCTGCGCCACCTTGGTGCTCGAGAGGCGGGCGGCGAGGTAGAGGCCCATGTCGATGCCCGCGGAGACGCCCGCCGCCGTGATGATCTTCCCCGCTTCGACGAAGCGTCCGGGCTTGTACGTCGCGCCGACCTTCTCCAGGTAGAACCGTGACGCCCAGTACGTCGTCGCGGGGAGGCCGCGGAGCAGGCCCGCCGACCCCAGGATCAGCGAACCCGTACACACGGACGTCGTCCACACCGAGCGGCGGTGGACGCGGCGGATCCACTCGTGGGCCTTCGCGTCGTCCATCATCGCCGTCACCCCTCGGTCCCCTCCCCCGGGGACCACCAGGACATCGGCGCCGTGCACGTCCCGCATGGCACGCTCCGCCACCAGGCTCAGCTCACCCGTGTCCGTGCGGACCGGGCCCACCTCGCGGGCGACCATCGTCACCCGCACGCCCGGCACCCGGCAGAGCACCTCGTACGGCCCCACCGCGTCCAGCGCCGTGAAGCCGTCGTAGAGGAGCACCGCGACCTCCAGCCGGCCGCCCCGGGACGCCGCCCGGGCCGGGCCGCCGCTCACTCCGACCGCTGCCGCGGCTCCCGCTCCCACCGCCCCTGACACCGCGCCCTTCAGCACTCCTCGCCTGCTCGGCCGCACCCGCCGGTCACCGTTCCTGGCGTCCGCGCCGAGTCCGTCATCTACGCCACCGCTGCCCGTGATCACCAATGACCGCCTCAATCGGGGAAGTTGATACCTCGTACACCCCAGTAGTCGTACGCCGCGGTCGCCGAGTTCCTCTCACTGAGTACTCCTTGGCCGGACACGGCATGCCCGCCCTGCACACTCCGGTCACTCCCGGTCACTTAGACTCGACCAATGGCCAAGTACTTCGACGTGCACCCCGACAACCCCCAGCGGCGCAGCATCAGCAGCGTGGTCGACGGGATCCGCTCCGGCGCGCTCGTCGCGTATCCGACGGATTCCTGTTACGCGCTGGGGTGTCAGCTCGGCAGCCGTGACGGCATGGACCGCATCCGGTCGATCCGGCAGCTCGACGACCGGCACCACTTCACCCTGATGTGCGAGAGCTTCGCGCAGATGGGGCAGTTCGTTCATCTCGACAACGACGTGTTCCGCGCCATCAAGGCCGCCACGCCCGGCAGCTACACCTTCATCCTGCCCGCCACCAAAGAGGTGCCGCGCCAGATGATGCACCCGAAGAAGAAGACGGTCGGCGTGCGCATCCCCGACCACACGGTCACCCAGGCCCTCCTCGCCGAGCTCGGCGAGCCGCTGCTGTCCAGCACGCTGCTCCTGCCCGACCAGGAGGAGCCGCTGACCCAGGGCTGGGACATCAAGGAGCGCCTCGACCACCTCGTGGACTCGGTCATCGACTCCGGCGACTGCGGTACCGAGCCGACCACCGTCATCGACTTCTCCGACGGCGAGGCGGAGATCGTGCGGCGCGGCGCGGGCGACACCTCCCGCTTCGAGTAACCCCGGCGGAGCCCGCCCAGGGGCGCGGGACTTCGGGGGGGGGGGGCTGCGCTCAGCCCGTCGGCGTGCAGCACCCGTCCTTCCGCATCGCGTGACCCACCTCCAACCAGTACGCCTCCCCCTTGTCCAGCCCCTCGTCCAGCCCCTCGTCCCGCCGCCGCTCGAACGCCGCGGTCAGGTCCGCGGTCCTGTAGAGGGTGCCGCCCCGGAGCACCGACACCGTCCGCACCATCGTGTCGAAATCCGTGAACGGGTCGCCGTCCACCACGGTCAGGTCGGCTAGTTTGTCCTCTTCGACCGTGCCCAGTTCACGGTCGAGGCCGAACACCCTGGCCGGTCGTACGGTCGCGGTGCGCAGTGCCTCCGCCGGGGTCAGGCCGCCCAGGTGGAGGGCGCGCAGGCCCAGGTGGAGGGCGAGGCCCACCGGGACGATGGGCTGGTCCGTGCCGAGGGCCACCTCGCCTCCCGCGGACAGAATGCGGCGGTAGATGTCGGTCTCCCTGCGAAGCGTG
The sequence above is a segment of the Streptomyces sp. Je 1-369 genome. Coding sequences within it:
- a CDS encoding threonine/serine dehydratase, producing MIGVEELEAAAARIAGHVVRTPTLPSPGLSALLGVPVTVKLELLQRSGSFKARGAVAKLLTLTGEQRAAGVVAVSGGNHGVAVAEMSAALGVRATVVMPQAAPARSVAKARAAGADVRLTPTMAEAFALMERLEAEGLTLLHPFADPVVIAGQGTVGLELHEDADDLTDVLVSIGGGGLIAGVAAALRARRPGVRVWGVETVGADAMSQALTHGGPVQVDVDTRITTLGAPTVSPLTYTMVRDLVDEVLVVPEADAFAGVRELAEHAKVWAEPAAGCLLPAARRVLAKTGDETRLGLVICGGNASVEDVMAYGGQPPLSLSPFPGG
- a CDS encoding acyl carrier protein, which codes for MMSRNLLPTRLAATAALLLVAGALSIPTATAESRSPAPGDAYVLTVSTDPAKTAYDDRKVDVTGTVTKADGTPAPGIPVTLQEVVRFTTWNPWGDPIDPNYYEPRDLGTPVSDANGKFTLPDVEIDHVSGSSLLNVEQDVQITAQYDEDGDPNTPQDGYFADTTVYADAKPSSLSYKVNKTKVKAGDILTVQGRVDLPKGVDPGGTEVFLQTYWESQYHVKTTAEDDGFFVLSVRVSRDDDAFRLRTAPRDLYVQGKEQNLPITNTSLPRP
- a CDS encoding DUF6207 family protein — protein: MNSRDLHLTEPGTARITIHAGDEHTVTVLAYAIAAHLNATGPSEPHTVPGEGGIAVTLYASTRATGGPSAAWFGQR
- a CDS encoding PaaX family transcriptional regulator C-terminal domain-containing protein codes for the protein MLVHALIRENGTVAADELYTVANTLGMSDQQVRLCVKRLVAEGRFTHEGRGRKAELHATTDTTRDLAPNAEFLRHAFQQDAGAAPWDGVWHLVAFAVPESARTVRDTLRETLVHLGGAPLQGGLYVCANAWEPYVEDAAHRLSAHGALTLLTTTDLRRGETEEPAELARRLWPLQEIADRYHRLSRIAEPRLARLTGSAELSSSALLTIAVELAAELSRAMAPDPLLPPQLLPQPWPGTQARELIAQCWAALYARDQGETRPALFRHYADITREAADRATH
- a CDS encoding GNAT family N-acetyltransferase, which translates into the protein MRGHSGPVTVQRGLPAGAARRAAELYWEAFGRKLGPALNPPDKAVSFIAAHLNADRAVCALLDGQVVGLAGYQHGGRALTGGSARAVLRAYGHLRGLHRLLLLALFERRPGPGQLVMDGIAVDPDMRGRGVGSLLIAEVAAIAAEQGCQEIRLDVIDTNPRARALYERLGFTAVRIERTPYLRRLLGFGAVTTMHRPVATGEVREP
- a CDS encoding alpha/beta hydrolase family protein, translated to MCPTPPLRLRLRRRGVRIAVWSLVTALVVAAGLTGVVLWQNSYDMDEQRVSIRHGGHTLNGVLTTPRDGRKQHGLVVYVHGDGPVDATHDDGYKPMWEANAQAGYASLSWDKPGVAGAPGDWLDQSMDDRADEAAAAIAWARARRDIDGERIGLWGASQAGWVMPKVAAKTPVSFVIAVSPAINWLQQGRYNLLAELRADGASAERTEAEIARSDTIRRLLRRHATFEEYVGAMGGDADGMTAERWGFISKNYTADATRDLRALRGIPVLLTLADHDINVDIADTERVYRRVLDAGGVLTVGRYPDATHSLLKQSIEQSDLRLTFTALFSPRSLFAAGFLDDQRQFVEEAT
- a CDS encoding HIT family protein gives rise to the protein MSSDTSMAWKSDRIGSALRGENPSVLRRMTTGFAVIGDVQFLPGYCVLLVDDPGVQRLSDLSKERRLQFLSDMDQLGEAVERACRRVDPAFRRVNLEILGNTDAFLHAHVWPRYEWEPSDVVGVPVWLYPRERWSDDRFALGPQHDAIRASIGAELDRMRGSGP